In one window of Reinekea forsetii DNA:
- a CDS encoding OmpA family protein, which produces MNRTYQRGWGSWWLSAVLFGTTLLGAGLYYQAHQNLSQLQDSEAISQTELAGLEQQNSDLAGQIAQLTEQFDQLTRDNARLSSTEQQLNRTASQTTRLNQSLGDQIGALKNSIRGMSDQITQQKALAATARAENLDAAALAESEQADLRALVTQAQARQAELETQLAEANIALAGVQEELLEARAQQANTQAQLVQTQARLTSQSAQYQTAQAELTLLKDELNKAATTAELFQAARQQLALKQAENETYSETIARLQTEMSAEADAMNKLEAKLQSQLAQLNQEKEQLVTQLEDGTTAIKLPESILFASGSAELNAEGRQALGLLAEALQSFPNYLISIQGHTDSRGIAPSTLQQYPSNWELSSARAAIAVRELIGQKIPAGQLQAVGFAATRPLVAETSRPTRQQNRRIEVILLPNQFKTKLLEPR; this is translated from the coding sequence ATGAATCGAACCTATCAACGAGGCTGGGGTTCTTGGTGGCTATCGGCCGTTCTCTTTGGTACCACCTTGCTCGGTGCCGGCTTATATTACCAAGCGCACCAAAACCTTAGCCAACTGCAGGATAGTGAGGCCATCAGCCAGACTGAATTGGCCGGACTGGAGCAACAGAACAGTGATTTGGCCGGCCAAATTGCTCAGCTCACCGAGCAGTTCGATCAACTTACGCGAGACAATGCCCGGCTGAGCAGCACTGAACAACAACTCAATCGCACCGCCAGCCAGACCACTCGACTCAACCAGTCCTTAGGTGACCAGATCGGTGCGCTTAAGAATTCGATTCGAGGAATGTCCGATCAAATAACACAACAGAAAGCCTTAGCCGCCACAGCTCGTGCGGAAAACTTAGATGCCGCGGCACTGGCCGAATCCGAGCAGGCCGATCTGCGGGCCCTAGTGACTCAAGCCCAGGCTAGGCAGGCAGAACTTGAGACCCAGCTCGCCGAGGCCAACATTGCACTGGCCGGAGTACAAGAAGAGTTACTCGAAGCGCGCGCTCAACAGGCGAATACGCAGGCCCAGCTGGTTCAAACTCAGGCCCGTTTAACGAGCCAAAGCGCACAATATCAGACCGCTCAGGCGGAGCTAACTCTGTTAAAGGATGAGTTGAACAAGGCCGCCACCACCGCCGAACTCTTTCAAGCCGCGCGCCAACAATTGGCGTTAAAACAGGCTGAGAATGAAACTTACAGTGAAACCATTGCGCGTCTGCAGACCGAAATGTCCGCCGAAGCCGATGCCATGAATAAGCTGGAGGCCAAGCTGCAATCTCAGTTAGCCCAGTTGAACCAGGAAAAAGAACAGCTGGTCACCCAACTGGAAGATGGCACCACCGCCATTAAACTGCCTGAAAGCATCTTATTTGCCTCCGGCTCGGCCGAGTTAAACGCCGAGGGGCGCCAGGCGCTGGGCCTGCTTGCAGAGGCGTTGCAGAGCTTCCCCAACTATTTGATCAGCATTCAGGGCCATACCGACAGCCGCGGCATCGCGCCGAGCACCCTGCAACAGTATCCATCGAACTGGGAACTCTCTTCAGCCCGGGCGGCCATCGCCGTGCGTGAACTGATTGGGCAAAAAATTCCAGCAGGCCAGCTGCAGGCCGTCGGTTTTGCCGCTACCCGTCCCCTAGTGGCCGAAACGAGTCGTCCAACACGGCAACAGAATCGCCGCATAGAAGTGATACTGCTGCCCAACCAGTTTAAGACCAAGCTCTTAGAACCGCGCTAA
- the pulA gene encoding pullulanase-type alpha-1,6-glucosidase, whose translation MNIRVITVVKLLVILFTVNLTACMPDPANALIEIEAHQAIVYYQRDGADYDGWGLHLWDDIGSVTDEVASATSWSEPLLATGIHPLYGAYYIIDLRTDDWADFKFIVHQGDSKDLGGADHVFSRAVLSQDVFTFQGVGELFPEPLLEAPVLLSGASAHFIDIANPGGASLVYKTRSTANSIALWHSPTAALKFDAESKSVSGGTPISMTPATMSSAQKAAYPHLASFDGYGLDATAEDAKNLVKDQLWTVESNAAHEVVRLTRVQTAPLLDRLYYEAARDAQLGAFNNAGHTQFSLWAPTAQEVSVKVYDSQFALVRTVPLTEDSATGIWSVSAPLDLTGHYYRYKLTLFHYASGAIECLEVTDPYSLSLALNSTFSQVVDLGAEALLPAGWQAFEPSNLVNSEDMVNPEDMAIYEAHIRDLSIADTTKVDAAADGKYLAFTDANRESMRHLQALRAAGMTAVQILPAFDIATIDEDASARVDIDDTLADYCAISSAAQAKALELGLTCDSTLISAALASLNPTTGAAQDFYVYLRPQDSFNWGYDPFHYTVPEGSYSSDPSSMARILEFRAMVQALHDMDFRVVMDVVYNHTNASGLAAKSVLDKVVPGYYHRRDVDSGVVTRDSCCDDTATEHKMMAKLMTDSLVVWADQYHIDAFRFDLMGLQTKVSMEQALVAVQAVNPAIYFYGEGWDYGAAGQNKRGTNASQSNIAGTGIGTFTDRLRDGIRGGGPFDELGDSAGEDSLRRNQGLANSAIPNELNWLDSFDPDAGTANDNQLTPDLELAAAVLSNADIVRIGLAGNLKSFVLTNSHDDLVNGTQIDYKGQPAAYADDPQEIINYVSKHDNQTLWDIIAYKAANTVSSADRARMQSLAVATGTYAQGVPFYHLGVDLLRSKSMERDSYDSGDWFNRVDFAKLADSNWHVGLPREDKDAANWPFIQQVTANPDANPSVADVDWMRQSFQEMLSIRADSPLFRLTSAAEVINRVAFHNTGSSQTAGLIAMSIDDGVHAGNDLDAQYDALMVVFNYTDMSHQVVVPDAADFELHAIQQASADSSVQSANFALIAGEPTFHVPALTAAVFVLPQNGAQGDGLPAGDVPPFGTTTLYAVGAFSNWAHRYDGYYIGEDRYEFPINLPSAGTFDFRFADKNWASSTNADSFSNGPGSAFTLTASGDSDNNFLLSVAPSQAGDYRIQLDLRNPVPVITISAANFDLGADMYLMGTLLTPNWSPLNAGLLAYRGAGDYRVRLDASPGDYSFKVADAGWSNGTNFGAGSTNGVTLGKAMELDGIGDIAISIPVAGVYNFSLDTGRSVSVPSLTVAAYPEMFVRGDMNGWSTADRLSYDGMGRYSATLTLDVGRYGFKFSNEDWSNAFGFGSSQDPGSIVLTDNGGNLLLDVTVAGDYHFRLDAIGEVIGVTLVP comes from the coding sequence ATGAACATAAGAGTAATAACCGTGGTTAAACTGCTGGTGATTTTATTCACCGTCAATTTAACCGCCTGCATGCCCGATCCCGCCAACGCCCTGATTGAGATTGAAGCGCATCAGGCCATCGTCTATTACCAGCGCGATGGCGCTGATTATGACGGCTGGGGCCTACATCTATGGGATGATATTGGCAGCGTGACCGACGAGGTCGCCAGCGCCACCAGCTGGTCCGAGCCGCTGCTGGCGACCGGGATACACCCGCTGTACGGCGCCTATTATATAATTGATTTACGCACCGACGACTGGGCCGATTTCAAATTTATTGTCCACCAGGGTGATAGCAAAGATTTGGGCGGTGCCGATCATGTTTTTAGTCGCGCAGTGCTGAGCCAAGACGTCTTTACCTTTCAAGGTGTCGGCGAACTGTTTCCCGAGCCATTGCTCGAAGCACCTGTTTTGTTATCAGGCGCCTCGGCCCACTTTATTGATATCGCCAATCCCGGCGGTGCAAGCCTGGTCTACAAAACTCGCTCAACCGCCAACAGCATAGCCCTATGGCATTCGCCCACGGCGGCGCTAAAGTTCGACGCTGAGAGTAAGTCGGTCTCTGGCGGCACGCCGATTAGCATGACCCCGGCCACCATGAGTTCGGCACAAAAAGCGGCCTATCCGCATTTGGCCAGCTTCGATGGCTACGGGTTGGATGCCACCGCCGAGGACGCTAAAAATCTGGTCAAGGACCAGCTGTGGACGGTCGAAAGCAACGCCGCCCATGAGGTGGTGCGCTTAACGCGCGTGCAAACAGCACCCTTATTGGACAGGCTCTATTATGAGGCGGCCCGGGATGCACAATTGGGTGCCTTTAATAACGCCGGCCATACGCAATTTTCGCTCTGGGCACCGACCGCGCAGGAAGTCTCGGTAAAGGTCTACGACAGTCAATTTGCCTTAGTCAGAACCGTTCCCCTGACCGAAGATAGCGCGACCGGTATTTGGTCGGTCAGCGCACCCTTAGATTTAACCGGCCATTATTATCGCTATAAGTTAACCCTGTTCCATTACGCCAGCGGTGCCATTGAATGTCTCGAGGTTACCGACCCCTATAGCTTGAGCCTGGCGCTTAACTCAACCTTTTCGCAGGTCGTCGATCTCGGTGCCGAGGCTCTGCTGCCAGCCGGTTGGCAGGCGTTCGAGCCGTCCAACTTGGTCAACTCCGAAGACATGGTCAATCCCGAAGACATGGCCATCTATGAAGCTCACATTCGCGATCTCAGTATAGCGGACACCACCAAGGTCGATGCAGCAGCCGATGGCAAGTACCTAGCCTTCACCGATGCCAATCGCGAGTCGATGCGCCATTTACAGGCATTGCGTGCCGCCGGCATGACCGCCGTACAGATTCTGCCCGCTTTTGATATCGCCACCATCGATGAGGACGCGAGTGCACGGGTCGATATCGATGACACCTTGGCCGACTACTGTGCGATTAGCAGCGCAGCGCAAGCCAAGGCACTCGAACTGGGCCTAACCTGCGACAGCACACTGATCAGTGCCGCACTAGCGTCACTGAATCCTACGACCGGGGCTGCTCAGGATTTTTATGTCTACCTGCGCCCGCAAGATAGCTTTAATTGGGGTTACGACCCCTTCCACTATACCGTGCCCGAAGGCAGCTACTCGTCCGATCCGAGCTCCATGGCGCGCATTCTGGAGTTTCGTGCCATGGTCCAAGCGCTGCATGATATGGACTTTAGGGTCGTCATGGACGTGGTCTATAACCACACCAACGCCAGCGGTCTGGCTGCCAAGTCGGTACTCGACAAGGTAGTGCCAGGCTATTACCACCGCCGCGATGTCGACTCCGGTGTGGTGACGCGCGATTCCTGCTGCGACGATACCGCAACCGAACATAAGATGATGGCCAAGTTAATGACCGACTCTCTGGTGGTCTGGGCCGACCAGTACCACATCGATGCCTTCCGATTCGATCTGATGGGTCTGCAAACCAAGGTGTCTATGGAGCAAGCGCTGGTCGCGGTACAGGCGGTCAATCCCGCGATCTACTTCTATGGTGAAGGCTGGGACTATGGTGCGGCGGGTCAGAATAAACGTGGCACCAATGCCTCGCAAAGCAATATAGCCGGTACCGGCATCGGTACCTTTACCGATCGATTGCGCGACGGCATACGCGGCGGTGGGCCCTTCGACGAGCTTGGGGATAGCGCAGGGGAAGATAGCCTGCGTCGCAACCAAGGGCTGGCCAATAGCGCCATCCCGAACGAGCTGAACTGGCTTGACTCATTCGACCCCGATGCCGGCACCGCCAACGACAATCAACTCACGCCGGACTTGGAGTTGGCCGCAGCGGTGCTGAGCAATGCCGATATTGTGCGCATTGGCCTGGCCGGTAACCTGAAGAGCTTTGTCTTGACCAACAGCCACGATGACTTGGTGAACGGCACGCAAATCGATTACAAGGGCCAACCCGCAGCATATGCCGATGACCCGCAAGAGATTATCAACTACGTGTCCAAACACGATAATCAAACCCTCTGGGACATCATCGCCTATAAGGCGGCGAACACCGTCAGTAGCGCAGACCGTGCCCGTATGCAGTCATTAGCGGTGGCCACCGGTACCTATGCCCAAGGCGTGCCCTTTTATCACCTGGGCGTCGACCTCTTACGCTCTAAGTCGATGGAACGCGATTCCTATGATTCCGGCGATTGGTTTAACAGAGTTGATTTTGCCAAGCTGGCGGACAGCAACTGGCACGTTGGCTTACCGCGGGAAGATAAGGACGCCGCAAACTGGCCCTTTATTCAACAGGTTACCGCCAACCCCGATGCCAACCCCAGCGTGGCCGATGTGGATTGGATGCGCCAGTCCTTCCAAGAAATGCTCAGCATCCGCGCCGACAGCCCGCTATTTCGGCTCACCAGCGCAGCCGAGGTTATTAATCGCGTCGCCTTCCACAATACCGGCTCCAGCCAGACCGCCGGCCTGATCGCGATGTCGATCGATGATGGGGTGCACGCCGGTAACGATCTGGATGCCCAATACGATGCCCTTATGGTGGTTTTTAACTACACCGATATGTCACACCAAGTAGTGGTGCCAGATGCAGCTGATTTTGAATTGCATGCCATTCAACAGGCCTCTGCTGACAGCAGCGTGCAAAGCGCCAACTTTGCGCTGATCGCTGGCGAGCCTACCTTTCACGTTCCCGCGCTAACCGCTGCCGTATTTGTATTGCCGCAGAACGGTGCTCAGGGTGACGGCTTACCGGCCGGAGATGTGCCCCCCTTCGGCACCACCACCCTGTATGCCGTGGGGGCCTTCTCGAATTGGGCGCATCGTTATGACGGCTATTACATCGGCGAAGACCGTTATGAGTTCCCGATAAACCTGCCAAGCGCCGGCACCTTTGACTTCCGTTTTGCCGACAAAAACTGGGCCAGTTCGACCAATGCCGACAGCTTCAGCAATGGGCCCGGTTCGGCATTTACGCTCACGGCATCAGGGGATAGCGACAACAATTTTTTACTCAGCGTGGCGCCCAGTCAGGCGGGTGATTATCGCATTCAGTTGGACCTGCGCAATCCGGTCCCGGTGATCACCATCAGCGCCGCCAACTTTGATCTGGGTGCCGATATGTATCTTATGGGCACCCTACTCACGCCCAATTGGAGCCCACTGAACGCCGGTTTGTTGGCCTATCGGGGTGCTGGCGACTATCGCGTGCGGCTCGATGCCAGCCCCGGCGACTATAGCTTTAAGGTCGCCGATGCCGGCTGGAGCAATGGCACCAACTTTGGTGCCGGCAGCACTAACGGCGTCACCTTGGGCAAGGCGATGGAACTCGACGGCATAGGTGATATTGCGATTAGTATTCCTGTGGCGGGCGTATACAACTTCAGCCTCGACACCGGCCGCAGCGTGAGTGTGCCGAGCCTGACTGTGGCCGCCTACCCAGAGATGTTTGTGCGCGGTGACATGAATGGCTGGAGCACGGCGGACAGGCTCAGTTATGACGGCATGGGCCGGTATTCTGCCACGCTTACCTTAGACGTGGGCCGCTATGGCTTTAAGTTTTCCAATGAAGACTGGAGCAACGCCTTTGGATTTGGCAGCTCACAGGACCCAGGCTCTATTGTCTTGACCGACAACGGCGGTAATCTGTTGCTGGACGTGACAGTAGCAGGTGACTATCACTTTCGGCTCGATGCCATCGGCGAGGTTATCGGGGTAACCCTGGTACCCTAG
- a CDS encoding alpha-amylase family glycosyl hydrolase produces the protein MKIPVQPLLAALLATSAISLTGCLPEDPYLERDVRDDVFYFVMPDRFDNGDLTNDTGGISGDRLDHGFDPYDKGMYHGGDMQGLEGQLDYLQGLGITAIWMTPILKNQTIQGDSSAYHGYWTLDFTKIDPHLGSNADLQSLIDAAHDRNMKVYFDIITNHTADVIKYEECHEPDGSSNGSPCTYVSLADKAAGMGYTPFLPAGQENVKSPAWLNDPQYYNNQGDTTFSGENSIYGDFFGLDDLDTRQPAVVQGMIDIFKDIVSEFKPDGFRIDTVKHVDIEFWQEFSPALLAHAHAEGIPNFFMFGEVYEGNPQVLSQFTTIGTLPSVLDFGIQGAASSVFAGQGGSSNLAGLFAQDDVYTDADSDASVLMNFGGNHDMGRIGMFIQNANPTASDEEKLARAKLFNAIMFFARGIPVIYYGDEQGFTGDGGDKDAREDMFPSLVDVYNDNVLIGTDATTADANFDPEHPLYQAIAAYSYIYKLHPALRRGVHVNRYSESDGGLYAFARVDSDNREYLVVFNGDTTSRSLELAATANTYLPIVGDEKLKRDRAGNISIEIEPLTFAIYRATSPAKKSKKTDFSLVGVPDGSAVSGRVDLTLELDKEPGVLPTYVATFELSTDGGLSFKPLAVDTTAPYRLFWQSGDLADGTAVTVRATLTTGTGKGISHSLDMVIDSRVPAIVEVDYENGNQRDLLYVADHNGGLQGPISADNGVFSFAWDDTDSSQLLTFVDQDGDVFAIDQPVHITRSEIVALSSEVGDGTLEAHIYLNNQGELDQNDNDSGGSAIELPLDPAAVAPYGLDLNVRGGLNSWGADPMAYVGNQTYKLSRVVDQGDVEFKYADSNWSPVNIGGQVGANGLVLGSNPGNLTQYFPNKGFYNFYLVSTELDGQPVILHFIDQDVGPVGETLYLTGSLNDWSNDDPLIYMGANHYSATLDLAVGDYQFKLSNQDASWQRLVGDGVADLDVAEALVATGVSSLLTAEHAANYSFAYHFDESLTVSSDYIDNPAPGLQVVFQKPAAWAGANIYFWEALTTPTEGWPGVPMTDLGDGWFGFEFNLGSASANLIFNDGAGSQTGNLFRDANGCYIAETWADSCPPYLEATPPGL, from the coding sequence ATGAAAATACCAGTACAACCCTTGTTGGCGGCCCTATTGGCCACCTCAGCGATATCCCTCACCGGGTGCTTGCCGGAGGACCCCTACCTAGAGCGCGATGTGCGCGATGATGTGTTCTATTTTGTCATGCCCGATCGCTTCGATAATGGCGACCTCACCAACGATACCGGCGGTATCTCGGGTGACCGGCTAGACCATGGCTTTGATCCGTATGACAAGGGCATGTATCACGGTGGTGATATGCAGGGCCTGGAAGGTCAGCTCGACTACCTTCAAGGCTTGGGCATCACCGCCATCTGGATGACGCCGATTTTAAAGAACCAAACCATTCAGGGTGATAGCTCAGCCTATCACGGCTACTGGACCTTGGATTTCACCAAGATTGACCCCCATCTGGGCTCCAATGCCGATCTGCAGTCGTTAATCGATGCCGCCCACGATCGCAATATGAAAGTCTATTTTGACATCATTACCAACCACACCGCCGATGTCATCAAGTACGAGGAGTGTCATGAACCCGATGGCAGCTCGAATGGCTCGCCGTGCACCTATGTGTCGCTGGCCGATAAGGCTGCGGGTATGGGTTACACGCCTTTCTTACCGGCCGGCCAAGAGAACGTTAAGTCACCGGCCTGGTTAAACGATCCGCAATACTATAACAACCAGGGCGACACCACCTTTTCCGGTGAGAATTCCATCTATGGTGACTTCTTCGGTCTGGATGACTTGGATACCCGGCAACCGGCTGTTGTGCAGGGCATGATTGATATCTTTAAAGATATAGTCAGCGAATTTAAGCCCGATGGTTTCCGCATCGATACGGTCAAACATGTCGACATTGAATTCTGGCAAGAATTTTCCCCGGCGCTTCTGGCCCACGCCCACGCCGAAGGCATTCCCAATTTCTTTATGTTTGGTGAGGTCTATGAGGGCAACCCGCAGGTGCTGAGCCAATTTACCACCATCGGTACCCTACCTTCGGTGCTCGACTTCGGTATTCAGGGTGCAGCCAGCTCGGTATTCGCCGGGCAGGGTGGATCCAGCAATCTGGCCGGCCTGTTTGCGCAGGACGATGTTTATACCGATGCCGACAGCGACGCCTCGGTGCTGATGAATTTCGGTGGTAATCACGATATGGGTCGCATCGGCATGTTTATTCAAAATGCCAACCCGACGGCCAGCGACGAGGAAAAATTGGCCCGTGCCAAACTGTTCAATGCCATCATGTTCTTTGCCCGCGGTATCCCGGTGATCTACTATGGTGATGAACAGGGCTTTACCGGGGATGGCGGCGACAAGGATGCCCGTGAGGACATGTTCCCCTCGCTGGTGGACGTTTATAACGACAATGTCCTGATTGGTACCGACGCAACCACGGCCGACGCGAACTTTGATCCTGAACACCCTCTGTATCAGGCCATTGCCGCCTATTCCTACATCTATAAATTGCATCCTGCGCTGCGTCGAGGCGTGCATGTGAATCGCTACAGTGAGAGTGACGGCGGTCTCTATGCCTTTGCGCGCGTCGACAGCGATAACCGCGAATATCTGGTGGTCTTCAATGGCGATACCACAAGTCGCAGTCTCGAACTGGCCGCAACCGCCAATACCTATCTGCCCATCGTCGGCGATGAGAAGTTGAAGCGTGACCGTGCCGGCAACATTAGTATCGAGATAGAGCCGCTGACATTTGCCATCTATCGAGCCACCAGTCCGGCCAAAAAATCCAAAAAAACCGATTTCAGCCTGGTGGGTGTACCTGACGGTTCGGCTGTTTCCGGGCGGGTTGATCTGACGCTGGAACTGGACAAAGAGCCGGGCGTATTGCCGACCTATGTCGCCACCTTCGAGTTGTCGACCGATGGCGGCCTGAGCTTTAAACCGCTCGCGGTCGATACCACCGCGCCCTACCGACTGTTCTGGCAGTCCGGCGATCTGGCCGATGGCACCGCCGTCACCGTGCGCGCTACCCTGACCACGGGCACCGGCAAGGGCATCAGCCACAGCCTCGATATGGTGATTGATTCACGCGTACCGGCCATAGTGGAAGTTGACTATGAGAATGGCAATCAGCGAGATCTGCTCTATGTAGCCGACCACAATGGTGGTTTGCAGGGGCCCATCAGCGCCGACAATGGTGTCTTTAGCTTTGCCTGGGATGATACCGATTCCAGCCAGCTGTTAACCTTTGTCGATCAGGATGGCGACGTCTTTGCGATCGATCAACCGGTACACATTACTCGCTCTGAAATAGTTGCCCTGTCGAGCGAAGTTGGCGACGGCACGCTCGAAGCTCATATCTATCTAAACAATCAGGGTGAGCTCGACCAGAACGACAACGACAGTGGTGGCAGCGCAATCGAATTGCCGCTCGACCCGGCCGCTGTTGCACCCTACGGACTCGATCTGAATGTCCGCGGCGGCCTTAACAGTTGGGGCGCCGACCCGATGGCCTATGTGGGCAACCAAACCTACAAGCTGTCTCGGGTGGTGGACCAGGGTGATGTCGAATTTAAGTATGCCGATAGCAACTGGAGTCCGGTCAATATTGGCGGGCAAGTGGGCGCAAATGGCCTAGTACTCGGGTCAAATCCAGGCAACCTGACCCAGTACTTCCCGAATAAGGGTTTTTACAACTTTTATCTGGTGTCGACCGAACTGGATGGCCAACCGGTGATTCTGCACTTTATTGACCAGGACGTCGGTCCAGTCGGTGAAACCCTCTATCTGACCGGTAGCCTGAACGATTGGAGCAACGATGATCCGCTGATCTATATGGGTGCTAACCACTACAGTGCCACGCTGGACTTAGCCGTAGGCGATTATCAGTTCAAACTGAGCAATCAGGATGCCAGCTGGCAGCGTTTGGTCGGGGATGGTGTCGCCGATTTGGACGTGGCCGAAGCGCTAGTCGCCACCGGCGTCAGCAGCCTGTTGACGGCGGAGCACGCCGCCAACTATAGCTTCGCCTATCATTTCGACGAGAGCCTGACCGTGAGCTCCGACTATATCGACAACCCGGCCCCCGGTTTGCAGGTGGTGTTTCAGAAGCCAGCGGCCTGGGCCGGCGCCAATATCTACTTTTGGGAGGCCCTAACTACCCCGACCGAGGGTTGGCCCGGTGTGCCGATGACCGACTTGGGTGACGGCTGGTTCGGTTTTGAGTTTAACTTGGGCAGCGCCAGCGCCAATCTAATCTTCAACGACGGTGCCGGATCGCAAACGGGAAATCTGTTTCGGGATGCCAACGGCTGCTATATAGCGGAGACCTGGGCGGACAGCTGCCCACCCTATCTGGAAGCAACACCGCCGGGCCTATAA
- a CDS encoding diguanylate cyclase produces MIETLFKGLSTQTAKPRLLIVDDQPINIHVINEIFKQDMDVLMATNGPSAIELCKSQTPDLVLLDVMMPGMTGYDVCRALKAEASTQDIPVIFLTSLAEERDEIFGFQLGAVDFINKPISPIVVKSRVDTQLRLKLQSDQLRSIGLTDGMTGIANRRRFDETLDQQWRACERDRAALSLIILDVDFFKDYNDHCGHLMGDQCLKAIAQALAVTVRRPTDLLARFGGEEFACILPRTDGAGALNRAQQLLKVVCDLKIEHLTSRVSPVVTISAGAATLTPDRFKTVFELISLADKALYRAKEGGRNQVQVIIGPEPPET; encoded by the coding sequence ATGATAGAGACCTTGTTTAAGGGCCTGTCAACCCAGACGGCCAAACCTAGGTTATTGATCGTCGACGATCAACCGATCAATATTCATGTGATCAATGAAATATTCAAACAGGATATGGATGTATTGATGGCCACCAATGGCCCTAGCGCGATCGAGCTGTGTAAAAGTCAGACACCGGATCTGGTGCTATTGGACGTCATGATGCCTGGCATGACCGGCTACGATGTCTGCCGAGCCCTTAAGGCGGAGGCCTCAACTCAGGACATTCCGGTTATTTTTCTAACCTCTTTAGCCGAAGAACGCGATGAAATCTTCGGCTTCCAACTGGGTGCCGTTGATTTTATCAACAAGCCGATCAGCCCTATCGTTGTCAAATCGCGAGTCGACACCCAGCTGCGGCTAAAGCTGCAATCGGATCAGTTGCGTTCAATCGGCCTAACCGACGGCATGACCGGTATAGCGAACCGCCGGAGATTCGATGAAACACTCGACCAGCAATGGCGTGCCTGTGAACGAGACCGGGCAGCCCTGTCGCTTATTATTCTCGATGTCGATTTTTTTAAGGACTATAACGACCACTGTGGTCACCTGATGGGTGATCAATGTCTAAAGGCTATCGCTCAGGCGCTGGCGGTAACGGTCCGCCGTCCCACAGATTTGCTCGCCCGCTTCGGAGGCGAAGAATTCGCCTGCATCTTGCCTAGGACCGACGGTGCCGGTGCGCTTAATCGTGCGCAACAATTGCTCAAGGTCGTATGCGATCTTAAGATTGAACACCTGACTTCAAGGGTCAGCCCGGTGGTGACCATCAGCGCGGGCGCGGCAACATTAACACCGGATCGTTTTAAGACCGTGTTTGAACTGATTAGCCTCGCCGACAAGGCCCTATATCGGGCTAAGGAGGGGGGTCGCAACCAGGTACAGGTCATAATAGGGCCAGAGCCACCTGAAACTTAA